A single genomic interval of Candidatus Zixiibacteriota bacterium harbors:
- the leuS gene encoding leucine--tRNA ligase, whose protein sequence is MTHKTKTIPAYDFAAIENKWQRLWEGQQLFRAPDMPDPAGKFYMLVMFAYPSGDIHMGHFRNYIIGDAVARQQMMKGKSVLHPFGWDAFGLPAERAAIKRGIHPSVWTRENIKVSRTTLQKVGVSFDWSREVSSCEPDYYKFTQWMFIQLFKKGLAYRSRGFVNWCPEDKTVLANEQVVNGRCERCDTPVEKKEQIQWYFKITAYADRLIDDLDTLPGWPDNVKTMQREWIGRSHGLEVDFTIEDTGEKLPIFTTRPDTIFGVTFMAISPEAEILSRLDLSPEFSAQVTAYQKKSAARTDIERASITEDKDGVFTGKYAINPFNGERVQLWVADYVLAGYGTGAVMAVPAHDTRDFAFARRYGIPIRVVIHPDDSTTLSADRMEQAFVEYGPMVHSGQFDGLAGEEAVDALSEYAEQRGIGRRRVNYKLKDWSISRQRYWGCPIPIIHCGKCGQVAVLESDLPVMLPNVENYLPKGRSPLADVPSFMNVKCPNCGGEAQRDPDTMDTFVCSSWYFLRYIDPANASKPFEPAKADAWMPIDLYVGGITHATGHLIYFRFFTKFLYDIGWLKCSEPATRMFNHGMVSDATGQVMSKSRGNVVSPVELMATYGVDVSRLAMYFVAPSEKPVAWSTTEFLTGPAKFVSSKLYPLVEHLRDSRPDLKRYFKPGELTAPEREIYIKLNQTIKRVDESFEKLQFNTAIAALMELVRDFRPDVISNQQLNDQIILKTTQLVAPMAPHLAEEMWQLAGFRESVFKSDWPEFDPSAVVGDTIEIAVQVNGKLRASVAVPVGCDQETAEAAALADARVQAHTAGKAIIKEVFVPGRLLNIVVKG, encoded by the coding sequence ATGACACACAAGACTAAGACCATACCGGCTTACGACTTTGCAGCTATTGAGAACAAGTGGCAGCGACTCTGGGAAGGACAGCAGCTGTTCCGCGCACCCGATATGCCGGATCCCGCCGGCAAGTTCTATATGCTGGTAATGTTCGCCTATCCGTCGGGCGACATCCACATGGGCCACTTCCGCAACTACATCATCGGGGATGCTGTCGCCCGCCAGCAGATGATGAAGGGCAAGAGCGTGCTGCATCCGTTCGGTTGGGACGCTTTTGGTCTGCCGGCAGAGCGCGCAGCCATCAAGCGGGGCATCCATCCTTCGGTGTGGACCCGCGAGAATATCAAGGTCAGCCGCACCACGCTCCAGAAAGTCGGCGTCTCGTTTGACTGGTCGCGCGAGGTCTCGTCGTGCGAACCCGACTACTACAAGTTTACTCAATGGATGTTCATCCAGCTCTTTAAGAAAGGACTGGCGTACCGCAGCCGCGGGTTTGTCAACTGGTGTCCCGAAGACAAAACGGTTCTGGCCAATGAACAGGTAGTCAACGGCCGCTGCGAACGATGCGACACCCCGGTCGAAAAGAAAGAGCAGATACAGTGGTACTTCAAAATCACTGCCTACGCCGATCGCCTGATTGACGATCTGGACACGCTCCCAGGATGGCCCGACAACGTCAAGACCATGCAACGCGAGTGGATCGGCCGATCGCACGGACTCGAAGTGGACTTCACAATCGAAGACACCGGCGAAAAGTTGCCCATTTTCACCACTCGGCCGGATACTATCTTCGGGGTTACGTTCATGGCGATCTCGCCCGAGGCGGAAATACTGTCTCGGCTCGATCTCTCGCCTGAATTCTCCGCGCAGGTCACCGCCTACCAGAAAAAGTCTGCCGCGCGCACCGACATAGAGCGCGCCTCGATTACCGAAGACAAAGACGGCGTATTCACCGGCAAGTACGCGATCAACCCCTTTAACGGCGAACGGGTGCAGTTATGGGTGGCAGACTATGTCCTTGCCGGCTATGGTACCGGTGCGGTGATGGCCGTGCCGGCGCACGACACACGAGACTTTGCCTTCGCCCGCAGGTACGGGATTCCGATTCGCGTGGTAATTCACCCCGATGATAGCACGACTCTATCGGCTGATCGCATGGAGCAGGCCTTCGTGGAATACGGGCCGATGGTCCATTCCGGGCAGTTCGACGGACTAGCTGGGGAAGAGGCTGTTGACGCACTCAGTGAATACGCCGAACAGCGAGGTATCGGCCGCCGTAGAGTGAACTACAAGCTCAAGGACTGGTCGATCTCACGCCAAAGGTATTGGGGCTGCCCGATTCCGATCATCCACTGCGGGAAGTGCGGCCAGGTGGCGGTCCTGGAATCCGATCTGCCGGTGATGCTGCCGAATGTCGAAAACTATCTGCCCAAAGGCCGCTCGCCGCTCGCCGACGTGCCGTCGTTTATGAACGTCAAATGTCCTAACTGCGGGGGAGAGGCCCAACGTGACCCCGACACGATGGACACTTTTGTCTGTTCGTCGTGGTATTTCCTCCGCTATATCGACCCGGCAAACGCAAGCAAACCCTTCGAGCCGGCTAAAGCCGACGCCTGGATGCCAATCGATCTATATGTCGGCGGCATCACGCACGCCACCGGACATCTGATCTACTTTCGGTTCTTCACCAAGTTCCTGTACGACATCGGCTGGCTTAAGTGCAGCGAACCGGCCACGCGCATGTTCAATCACGGGATGGTCTCGGATGCGACCGGTCAGGTGATGTCCAAGTCGCGCGGCAACGTGGTCTCACCGGTCGAATTGATGGCCACTTACGGGGTCGATGTTTCTCGCCTGGCGATGTATTTCGTGGCGCCGTCCGAAAAACCGGTGGCCTGGAGCACGACCGAGTTCCTGACCGGTCCGGCGAAATTCGTGTCGTCCAAACTGTATCCGCTGGTCGAACACCTTCGCGACAGCCGTCCCGACCTAAAGCGTTACTTTAAGCCGGGCGAGCTCACCGCTCCCGAACGTGAAATCTACATCAAGCTCAACCAGACCATAAAGCGTGTCGACGAAAGTTTCGAAAAGCTCCAGTTCAACACCGCAATCGCCGCGCTCATGGAGCTGGTGCGGGATTTCAGGCCGGATGTGATTTCCAACCAGCAACTGAACGACCAAATCATTTTGAAAACAACCCAATTGGTTGCCCCGATGGCCCCGCATCTCGCCGAGGAAATGTGGCAACTGGCCGGGTTCCGGGAGTCAGTTTTCAAATCCGATTGGCCTGAATTCGATCCGTCTGCCGTCGTGGGCGATACGATCGAAATCGCTGTCCAGGTCAACGGCAAACTCAGGGCATCGGTAGCCGTTCCGGTTGGCTGCGACCAGGAGACTGCCGAGGCGGCGGCACTCGCCGACGCCAGAGTACAGGCGCACACCGCCGGGAAAGCCATAATTAAAGAGGTGTTCGTGCCAGGAAGACTCCTCAATATTGTAGTCAAGGGGTAG
- a CDS encoding polysaccharide deacetylase family protein yields MSGSPESRLVILVFHKLSNKCTFGVSNYPPKRLVRLLDSLRGDGWNLGEAGIGDTPVGQGRGKLTLSFDDGYEHLTIVLPAIMERFRFEPVVFVPSDWIGKSNSWDYSHRIRACPHLCQESITRLAGLGVEFGSHGASHRDLMSCSRAELERELGDSRKRLQDLSGQSVDKISYPFGRYDRRVLDTAAQVGYVRGFTMRLPESSDNPLAVGRVPVWGFDTPVTVRWKLAPGFFHDVERIKSQVVNTLSSGTIWLNRFRR; encoded by the coding sequence ATGTCCGGCTCGCCCGAATCACGGCTTGTTATTCTCGTATTTCACAAGCTATCCAACAAATGTACCTTTGGCGTTTCGAACTACCCACCGAAACGGCTGGTCCGGCTACTGGACAGCCTGCGAGGCGACGGTTGGAACCTCGGCGAGGCAGGCATCGGGGACACGCCAGTAGGGCAGGGGAGAGGCAAACTGACGCTGAGTTTCGACGACGGATACGAACATCTGACCATAGTGCTTCCGGCCATAATGGAGCGTTTCAGGTTCGAACCTGTGGTATTCGTGCCCAGCGATTGGATCGGCAAATCAAATAGTTGGGATTACAGTCATCGCATAAGGGCCTGCCCACACTTATGCCAAGAGTCTATTACTCGCCTGGCCGGGCTTGGAGTAGAGTTCGGCTCACACGGCGCATCGCACCGTGACCTCATGTCGTGCAGCCGCGCCGAACTGGAGCGCGAGCTGGGCGACTCCCGCAAGCGTCTTCAGGATCTTAGCGGCCAGAGCGTCGATAAAATAAGTTACCCCTTCGGTCGATACGACCGTCGCGTGCTAGATACCGCCGCACAGGTCGGTTACGTGCGCGGCTTCACGATGCGCCTGCCGGAGAGTTCGGACAATCCTCTTGCGGTCGGCAGGGTGCCGGTCTGGGGCTTTGACACGCCTGTAACCGTTCGCTGGAAACTTGCCCCCGGCTTCTTTCACGATGTCGAGCGCATTAAATCGCAAGTGGTCAATACGCTTTCCAGCGGGACGATCTGGCTCAACCGCTTTCGCCGCTGA
- a CDS encoding pitrilysin family protein, whose protein sequence is MVRKKKARRDQSVFRKTTLKDGLRVLTEQLPGVRSVSLGAWVDVGSRCEQQDEHGLCHFLEHLVFKGTRQRNARQIAESLESLGGSLNAFTTREHTCYTARILDEYLPQAVEILADLTCNPTLTRTNMDRERQVICEEIKESLDDPSDHIHDLFAETHWSGHPLGRPVLGSMKIIRSVPRAHLTRFHANNYRSGSVVVAASGAISHDRLVKLVRAKFHLEEGGSKRPDPAGRKSGVHLRFESDDSAQTHFCIGFPGLPYGHRDRMAVVLLSTYLGGGMSSVLFQKIREERGLVYVVHSYHDSFVDTGVFSVYLGTAQKHLKQAFDLILAECRKTVSRRLNSAVLASVKAQMKGHLMLAMESTSTRMNRIGRQELLLERYQPLSGTIREIDKITSADIQRVAETIFDESQMTVAALGPSDPKQFAGLG, encoded by the coding sequence GTGGTTAGAAAGAAGAAGGCGCGACGCGACCAGAGTGTCTTTCGCAAGACCACGCTGAAAGACGGACTCCGGGTGCTCACCGAGCAACTGCCCGGGGTCCGCTCTGTTTCTCTGGGCGCGTGGGTCGATGTCGGCTCCCGCTGCGAGCAGCAGGACGAACATGGCCTCTGCCACTTCCTCGAGCACCTCGTGTTCAAGGGCACACGACAGCGCAACGCGCGCCAGATTGCCGAGTCACTCGAATCGCTCGGCGGGTCGCTTAATGCGTTCACCACGCGTGAACACACTTGCTACACGGCGCGCATTCTCGACGAGTATTTGCCACAGGCGGTCGAGATCCTGGCCGACCTGACCTGCAATCCCACACTCACCCGAACCAACATGGATCGGGAACGTCAGGTGATTTGCGAGGAGATCAAGGAGTCGCTCGACGATCCTTCGGATCACATCCACGATCTGTTCGCTGAAACCCACTGGTCGGGGCATCCTCTGGGCAGACCGGTTCTCGGCAGCATGAAGATAATCCGCTCGGTCCCGCGCGCTCATCTGACGCGGTTTCATGCAAATAACTACCGCTCCGGATCGGTTGTAGTGGCGGCATCGGGAGCGATCTCACACGACCGACTGGTTAAGCTCGTGCGCGCGAAGTTCCATCTTGAGGAGGGCGGCTCGAAACGGCCTGATCCAGCGGGGCGAAAGTCGGGAGTCCACCTTCGATTTGAATCCGATGACAGCGCCCAAACCCACTTCTGTATTGGTTTCCCCGGCCTGCCCTATGGCCACAGAGACCGAATGGCGGTAGTGCTGCTTTCAACCTACCTGGGCGGGGGCATGTCGTCAGTGCTCTTCCAGAAAATCCGTGAGGAACGTGGCCTGGTCTATGTTGTGCACTCGTACCATGACTCATTTGTGGATACCGGAGTGTTCTCGGTTTACCTTGGCACCGCCCAGAAACACCTCAAGCAGGCCTTTGATCTGATTCTCGCGGAGTGCCGAAAAACCGTTTCGCGGCGGCTCAACAGTGCGGTTCTCGCCTCTGTTAAGGCGCAGATGAAGGGCCATCTCATGCTGGCGATGGAATCGACATCTACGCGGATGAATCGGATCGGCCGCCAGGAGCTACTCCTCGAGAGGTACCAGCCGCTCAGCGGTACTATTCGAGAGATTGACAAAATCACGAGCGCCGACATCCAGCGGGTAGCCGAGACGATCTTCGACGAAAGCCAAATGACAGTCGCGGCTCTCGGTCCCTCGGACCCCAAACAGTTCGCCGGTCTCGGATAG
- a CDS encoding polyribonucleotide nucleotidyltransferase encodes MVHKVELEIGGRTLTIECGKMACQANGAVTVRYGDSMVLSTVCAQTEPKLGQDFFPLTVEYREKTYAAGKIPGGFFKREARPSEKETLSARMIDRPIRPLFPDDFRGETQCITFVISHDQKNDTDVLSITGTSAAMAVSDIPIKKTIAGVRVGRIDGQYAINPTIDQYEQSDLLITMAGSADSIAMVEGGASEASEDDVIGALQFGHEHIKQIVAKIDELKAACGKPPFTYTPVVTPEDLVARVKSLAEEKLVAFNHEGDKETRNQSKRELKKSIMEALAEEFPESEATIDTIFQDIDARTMRDMILKEGRRIDSRGMDEIRQVTCETGVLPRAHGSALFTRGQTQALATVTLGTKIDEQRLDELEGESTKSYMLHYNFPPFCTGETKAIRGTSRREVGHGALSERALQPVIPQETSFPYTIRVVSDIMESNGSSSMASVCGGSLALMDAGVPTKTAVAGIAMGLIKEDSQVIILTDIIGDEDHFGDMDFKVAGTNEGITAIQMDIKIDGLDIDTMRQALSHARDARLRILEIMNATLPKHRETLSEFAPRIITLQINPSKIGDVIGPGGKTIRAIVEETGAKIDIEDDGTVLISSVDGEAGRAALARIEALVEEPEMDKVYNGIVRRVTDFGAFVEIIPGTDGLVHISELDVDHVRRVEDICKVGDRMEVKVINIEPDGRVRLSRRVLLEGGQDRPPMPPPPRRGGSGGGRPRQKARR; translated from the coding sequence ATGGTACACAAAGTAGAATTGGAAATTGGCGGCCGCACGCTTACAATCGAGTGCGGCAAAATGGCCTGTCAGGCGAACGGTGCGGTCACCGTCCGCTACGGCGACTCGATGGTGCTGTCCACCGTCTGCGCCCAGACCGAGCCGAAACTCGGACAGGACTTCTTCCCCTTGACGGTTGAATACCGCGAGAAAACTTACGCGGCGGGCAAAATTCCCGGGGGCTTTTTCAAGCGCGAGGCGCGCCCCTCGGAAAAAGAAACCCTCTCGGCGCGCATGATCGATCGCCCCATCCGCCCGCTCTTCCCGGACGACTTCCGCGGCGAGACGCAGTGCATTACATTTGTGATTTCACACGATCAGAAAAACGATACGGATGTCCTCTCGATCACCGGCACGTCGGCTGCGATGGCCGTATCCGACATCCCGATCAAGAAGACCATCGCTGGCGTGCGGGTAGGCCGCATCGACGGTCAATACGCCATCAACCCGACTATCGACCAGTATGAGCAGAGTGACTTGCTGATTACAATGGCCGGATCGGCAGATAGCATCGCCATGGTCGAGGGTGGGGCATCGGAAGCGAGCGAAGACGACGTTATTGGCGCCCTGCAATTCGGCCACGAGCACATCAAGCAGATCGTCGCCAAAATCGACGAACTGAAGGCAGCGTGCGGCAAACCGCCGTTTACCTATACGCCGGTAGTGACTCCCGAAGATCTGGTTGCTCGGGTTAAGTCTCTGGCGGAGGAGAAGCTGGTCGCATTTAATCATGAAGGTGATAAAGAAACCCGCAATCAGAGCAAGCGCGAACTGAAGAAGAGCATCATGGAAGCCCTCGCCGAGGAGTTTCCCGAGAGCGAAGCGACCATCGACACCATTTTTCAGGATATCGATGCACGAACCATGCGGGATATGATTCTCAAAGAGGGCAGGCGGATCGACAGCCGGGGTATGGATGAAATCCGCCAGGTCACGTGTGAAACCGGCGTGCTGCCGCGGGCGCATGGCTCCGCGCTGTTTACACGCGGCCAGACGCAGGCTCTGGCGACAGTAACCCTGGGCACCAAGATAGATGAGCAGCGGCTCGATGAGCTCGAGGGCGAGTCCACAAAGAGCTACATGCTACATTACAACTTCCCGCCGTTCTGCACGGGTGAAACCAAGGCGATCAGGGGAACCAGCCGGCGCGAAGTCGGCCACGGCGCCCTTTCTGAGCGCGCTCTCCAGCCGGTAATCCCGCAGGAGACGAGTTTTCCGTACACCATTCGTGTGGTCTCGGACATCATGGAATCCAACGGGTCATCGTCGATGGCATCAGTCTGCGGCGGCTCGCTGGCACTGATGGATGCCGGCGTGCCCACCAAGACAGCCGTTGCCGGTATCGCCATGGGCCTCATCAAGGAAGACAGTCAAGTCATTATCCTGACCGACATCATCGGCGACGAGGATCATTTCGGCGATATGGACTTCAAAGTGGCCGGAACCAACGAGGGCATCACCGCGATTCAGATGGATATCAAGATTGACGGTCTCGATATCGACACGATGCGTCAGGCTCTTTCGCACGCCCGTGACGCCCGCCTGCGCATTCTTGAGATCATGAACGCCACCCTGCCGAAACATCGCGAAACGCTCTCCGAGTTTGCGCCTCGGATCATCACGCTCCAGATTAACCCGTCAAAGATCGGCGACGTGATCGGCCCCGGCGGCAAGACCATTCGCGCGATCGTCGAGGAGACTGGCGCGAAGATCGATATCGAGGATGATGGCACTGTGCTGATCTCGTCGGTTGACGGTGAGGCTGGGCGCGCCGCACTAGCCCGGATTGAGGCTTTGGTGGAAGAGCCGGAGATGGACAAGGTCTACAACGGCATAGTCCGCCGTGTGACTGATTTTGGTGCTTTTGTCGAAATCATCCCCGGCACCGACGGGCTCGTGCATATATCTGAGCTGGACGTTGACCACGTACGCCGGGTTGAGGACATTTGCAAAGTGGGGGACCGTATGGAAGTCAAGGTCATCAACATTGAGCCCGACGGCCGGGTGCGGCTGTCTCGCCGGGTTCTGCTCGAAGGCGGGCAGGACAGGCCGCCAATGCCTCCGCCGCCGCGCCGCGGTGGATCGGGCGGCGGCCGCCCGCGTCAGAAGGCGCGCCGGTGA
- the rpsO gene encoding 30S ribosomal protein S15 yields MSIGIAKDKAAQIVAQHQLHEGDTGSPEVQIALFSERIDHLTEHMKNHPKDFHTRHGLLKLVGKRRRMLDYLKDRDIASYREVIERLGLRR; encoded by the coding sequence ATGTCAATAGGCATCGCCAAAGACAAAGCCGCCCAGATAGTCGCACAGCATCAACTGCACGAGGGTGACACCGGGTCGCCGGAAGTCCAGATCGCGCTGTTCAGTGAGCGCATTGATCACCTTACCGAACACATGAAGAACCACCCCAAGGATTTTCACACCCGCCACGGTCTGCTGAAGCTGGTGGGTAAGCGGCGTCGCATGCTCGATTACCTCAAGGACAGGGACATTGCCAGTTACCGCGAGGTCATCGAGCGGCTTGGTCTCAGACGATAA